Sequence from the Nocardioides exalbidus genome:
CCGCTGGACCAACCGGATCCACCGCACCGACGCGGCCGCCGCGGTCGTCCACCTGCTGACGATGGACGCGACGCCGGACGCGCTCTACCTCGGCACCGACGACGCACCGGCCCAGATGGGTGACGTCGCCGCTTTCCTCGCCGCGCGGCTCGACGCCCCCGCTCCCCCGCCCGCCGACCCGGCGCAGGGCCACGGCAAGCGGCTCTCGAACGCACTGCTGAGGTCGACCGGCTGGGCACCGAGCCTCCCGAGCTATCGCGAGGGCTACGCCGACCTCGGATGATCGAAGGTCCCGCAACCGGGTGATGGCGCCGGGCCACGCCGGCCCTCACACTGGGGCATGGCCGTGATGTCACCCGAGGCGCGGACGACTGCCGCGCCTGTCCGCCCACGCCCCGTGCTCGCCCTGGTGGTCGCGCTCCTCTGCGCGGTGCCGTACGCCATCGGGCTGGTGCTTCCCTACTACGTCGCCGGGCTCCAGCACCGGCCCGCCGGCGAGACGCTCTACCTCCACGACCTCGACGCCCTCTGGCCCTACGACACCGCTCTCGGCGGGATCGTGTCGGTGATCGCCGTCCTCGGGATCCCGCTCGCGCCGTTCGTCGCGACGGCCGTGGCCGGGTGGTCGGCGCACGGCCTCTGGGCAGGGCGCCACGAGGCGAACCGGCGCGAGGTCGCGCTGCTCGTGGCGGCCGTCGTCATCGCCCTCGCGAACCTCGCCTGGCTCGCGACCCCGCTGTCGAACGACCTGATGGTCTGGTTCCTGGACTGACGACCGAGGGGTCTCGAGACGGGCGCTGCGCGCCCTCCTCGACCAGCACTGGGTGGGGCAGGTGGCACGATCTCCCTCGTGCAGATCGCTCGCGCCGACTTCGACGACCCGCGGCTGGCGGCCTTCCTGCAGGCGCACCTCGACGACATGGAGAAGACGTCGCCGCCGGAGAGCCGGCACGCGCTCGACCTGTCCGGGCTGCAGGCACCGCACGTGCGGATGTGGGTCGGCCTCGACGACGAGGGGATCGTCGGCACGACCGCGCTGGCGGCGATGACGGCCGACCACGAGGAGCTCAAGAGCATGCGCACCGAGCCGCGCGTCCGCGGGCGCGGGGTGGCCGGGCAGATGCTGGCCCACGCGATCGAGGACGCCCGGGCGCGAGGCGTCGTACGCATCTCCCTCGAGACCGGCAGCATGGAGTTCTTCGAGCCGGCGCGGAGGTTCTACGCGCGAGCGGGCTTCACGCCGT
This genomic interval carries:
- a CDS encoding GNAT family N-acetyltransferase; this encodes MQIARADFDDPRLAAFLQAHLDDMEKTSPPESRHALDLSGLQAPHVRMWVGLDDEGIVGTTALAAMTADHEELKSMRTEPRVRGRGVAGQMLAHAIEDARARGVVRISLETGSMEFFEPARRFYARAGFTPCDPFGAYRPDPNSTFMTLELTPG